From the Coffea eugenioides isolate CCC68of chromosome 1, Ceug_1.0, whole genome shotgun sequence genome, the window ttctcggTCGACCTATTCGGCAGGGAAAGGAAGAAGAGCATAATTCATTAATAATAGTTTGGGAGTGTTAAACCATCTGAAACAtgatatataatatgtaattgttAAATATGATATTTCATACAAAACTCTTCTGATTTGTGAAGTTCAGTGGATCTAGACTTAAAAACCGGTCAACTGCATGattcactatttttttttttttttggttgagaaACATTGCTGCAAAGAGCGGGTGCCCTTGGGAAACTATATATAAAAGTGCGTTCTTTTGCTTCCGTGTTTTTGCCAGATGCAAAGCGAAAACAACAAAATGGGGAAgcttaaaaaagaaataataataagaagaagaagaaaaagaagaagaagaggcgTTGCTGCGTACGCGAGTTATAAGAGGAAAATCCCTTGCAattagggtccgtttgtttcgggtgaaaatgttttccaggaaaatattttcctaatttcccgtgtttggttgcacaaaagttactgaaaacattttcctatgtaaaatattttcattcatcttatggaaaacaacttcccttccaaacttactgaagttgttttccgaaatgcatgcatcccgcttgtcgtatgttccaaacttattgaaaacatcttgtaatatgttcttttttttttgttcagtGTAAACAGGAGAACTCAAATccaagacctcttccttacactcccttcCCCGTActacccaacccaaccctccccctagtatattcaaaataaaaaaaaaacctcatcctgatcatcctatgctagtaattaattatgtataatagggacattcttttctagagaaactttcagcagtgagagtgcaatatatatgtcacaataagcattgcatgtgattgatatttgacactaaatggccagcaatttgtttattgcttaaggagatattttttattcatatatacatttctccaagattttttaaagttaaacaatgagataaattttcttattttgcatgggaagaagtatgtagttataatgtgtagaaagtaaagatagagataaaagtgaaaatatttcaaaagttaaccAAACactagaaaaatgaagtaagaaaatattttcaataagctaaccaaatatctgaaaatgatgaaaagaaaatgattttcatggaaaattacttccacggaaaatattttcccaaggaaaacattttacttccaaccaaacagacccttagtGCACCCACCTTTCACATAAATTCACTTAACAACCAATTAAAAGTCAGATACATTGaaacacaaaaaagaaaaaagaagaaggggtCTGGACTTGTCTCGTGAGTACTCAGGAGCACTTGTTAGGTGAAGTCCAAGTATTAAACAATGTGTGTGTGTTTGCACAACGTACAAACGCATGataatttttgtaaaatttaaaCTGATTCAAAGAGTTATTAAGCTAAGCATACTCGGATACTGGaacaaatttcttttccatCATGAAGTACAAAATTCAAGGTCATAAACTATATGCATTTACCATGTCGTTTGTCAACAATTAAATTATTCTAAGAATTTATTTAGGTGTTAAGCTTTTtaatgatctttttttttttatgtactCATTATCTCTTTCGAAACtataaagatgaaaaaattttgttggaaatttattatatatatttgtgGGTTTTaaacaaattcaagtcaatagAAGCTCCTGATTACTTGGTGAATAATCAAGTAAAATCTCTAGACTCGAGGTTCATCGAGTTTTTAATCAAATCAtgtactccctccctttttttataattgacgtttaagaaatttgctctagtgtacttttatctgtcgttttattatccccatacagtattaattattttttcacaattttacccttttatctctcttttccaatacagggttcttaattactactTTTGGCCTAGTAAGACAGCACCATTTAGtactctagtgagagaaaacatgggtgaattggacaattaatgagggtacaaaaggAGGGTAGTGTATAGATTTaagcaatgaaaaacttttcttaattggtgtgcaaaaccttaaacgtcagttataaaaaaagggagggagtactATTTATTATAAGAAATCAAGCTAACTGAGTAGTAAAACACAACTTAATATTAGGGTAGCGGTTAGATCCATACGATGTACTTTCAATGCTAATTGTACAAGTAACCAATGTATTGAAGGTGCGGATttagaatggaaaaaaaaaaaagaagtgaaatAAGCTATTCCCATTAAGGAATCCTCAAATTATGATATTAACAAGTGCCAATTGACACACGGTAGAAAATATATTTACTACAATATAAAGAGcgaatgttttttttttttagccacAACGATAACATTCTTATAATTTAATCCAACCTATTCTATAGGATTCTATAGGAAGGAAGAGTTTGAAGAAGCTATGTAAGGAACTAACAGGTATACAGACCTGACTAGATTCAAAAGAATACTCTGTCACctcctttaaatttttttcactgTAGGTGGGTTAGAACGGCCCACCTACCTACAAATGTTTAATGCCAAATGCGCACTAAACAACATGCTAAAGGCGTCTTTTCAGAGCAAAGAGACTCCCATCCAATGAGTGCCCGCGATGTTATGAGATTGTGGAAACTGTCCATCACTTGTTCTAGGCATGCCCATGTTCGCTACGCGTTTGGCAGTCAGAGCTGCGAGAGAGATGGCATTCTCATTATCCCATCCTTGCATTGAGCCAAAATCTCCAAAACCTGTCAAATGCATTTCTCTCCGTCACTCTCCATTTTATCTTTACTTTTTAACGGGGTGATATTTATTGGCAGATTCTTTTCACAACTAAATATGAAGcaagtgaaaaagaaaagaaaaaaccaacAGTTTTTGGATTGGTGGCTACCACCAATGCATTAAGGCTTGATGTGAGATGAGAGGCAAGGATTCAAACTTTATCTTCCATCAATTTATCATAATTAAATATGATCTTACTTAAAAAATTCAAACGCAAGATACAGTACAACGCACTTTGGTGTGACTTCACCCACAAAATGATGGTAGTACAACGCAAGGACGGTACTTTGGTGTGACTTCACCCACAAAATGATGGTAGGACAAACAACATTAACGACACACTGTCCTGCACTTTTTCATGGGAACCAAACATTTAAGATTACCCCTCCTAGTTTAATGAatgtaaaatgttttcctaCTTTTTTAATACAAACTTGCAATTACCCCATAGAAAATGAATCATAAACGTTATGGttaatttttcaaacttcaaGGTTAATTTTTTCATCGAATTTGGATACACatctatcatatatatatatatgtaaaatttaaaattgaaattcatctttaaaataatataatatttattttaacCTAATAATAATGTATGCATGGTCACTGAATTATGAAATCGTACTTAGAATTATGAAATCTGTTAGTAAGGCTCTTCTCGCTTCGTGAGACGTAGCTCTTAACGCTCAACTTGAAACTACTGACAAACCCACCTCACACAAGTCAGAACGCCTACCCAATTTCCTAAGCTGTAAAAGCCCGAGAGCGAAATGTGTGGTTGAACCTGTGAGGCCCCCCCTTGTCTTATGGACCACAAAGTTGAGATCCTCTCCGCCAGACTGCCACTTCCCAATTCTAAATTAAATTCAGTGTCAATCTCACGTTTATTACGTGaaagtagaagaaatttaattaattaatataaattaattcACAAATAGCGAGAGAAAAAATTAACATATATGAAAACTTGAATTCAAGACTTATAATTCTTGAAATGTTAAGAGAGAGCGCTATGTCTATGTGTAGGATCGTGGgttgaaattttattatatgTGAGTTTTATCTGCCATATTTTTGTGGGCTAGTTCGTAATATCTTTAAAAATCGTAATACCTATCATTTGtggattaatttttaaaattatttttattattctcATCATCGTTTGTAACttgattaacaaaaataaaaactacaTATTTGGTAACAAATTATGCGGCTGCTTGATTGAATGTCATACAACACATGCATCACACAAAGCACAATTAACCTCAGAGAAATGGCTCTGTGATTGGGTTGCGTGTCCCGTGTTTGAGGGACTTCTCCATTTTTTCGAATCAAGGGTCCCTGTcaaattctaaaaattctccCCAACCCCGTCCCTGTCAAATTCTAAAAATTCATACTTTGtctctatcaaattttgaaatttttcaaagttcttatATTTATTTAGCTATTCGTCCTTCCAAGAAAAATCATACTCTCTTCTCTTAAAAGTTTgggaattttcaaaatttctataCATATTAAGCTATTTGTCtccaaaacttttcaaaaagactccaaatatatatatatatatatatatatgcatatatgtgtgtgtatttcACCCCCTCAAACTAAAATTTTCCAGTTAGCACACTGTTCTAATACTAGTAGTTAACTCTAGTACGCAATTTTGACCTAATGGCTTCAGTCCGGCCGCCGCTTCAAAGGTCCATATTTGGGTACAGTTCATTGTAGCATGTTtaaattgaagaaaatgagaCACGTGCCccaaggaaattttttttttttaaaaaaaatccagcTTGAGTTTAACAACTATTCATTCGGGTCCTTGTCGCGGAGCTCCACCAGCACGAGCACGAGCACAACAcataaaattaaattaaccAAAGACATTATATATAACGCGGACCCATATTTTGATTCAGAAcccaagaaataaataaataaaaatactgTTTTAGGGGAGAATAAATATTGAAATCTTTGAATACCGGGTAAATATTCCAAAAGAAATCCAGCGCCCGGAAACACTACTACTGGTATTTCGAAGCTGACTTAGTAAGAATATGAATAGGGATACAAAGAAAGTAGAGATTGGATGGGAGTATTTTCATATCCCTTGCAATGTGGAATTTAGTGTTCACAAGGTCGATAATCCATCTGGGGAGCAACTTGTTAAAATGACTGTTCTAAAATGCGTGGAGAGCAGAAACCAAACTCCAAAGTTGTAGGACTAAGGATCTGACACGTACTGATCCTGaattatttcaagaaaaattaTGGATACCCCTTTATCAGAGATCCATAGTTTCGATTACAACAATTGAACAACCAAAAAGGCCTTACCGAGCTTAGCTTTTGTTAATGAATGAAGTAAATAGCAGCCCCCAAAatagagaaagagagaggggaaAGGCTAAAATCGTTTGGAAATTTcccaaaaaaggaaatgaagagaGAGAACCCAAATTGTAGAAGTAAACCGATGGTGGGAGTAGCTGGAGAAGCACAACCCCACGAGAGTCAAGACAACGGAGGGCCGAGTTCGACGGGCACACATCGTCCATGTCACTCACTAGTGTATAGCTGCAAAGCAAATTTCATACATTCCTGGCGTGTATAATGCTCTTACCGTTTTTAATACGGGCATCTCCACCGGCCATCGATACTTTTTTTGCCTTATAAATTTGAGGATCCCTGCATGGCGGACACCCCGAGAAACAGACACAAATTCGTTTGTCTTTCTCCGACTTGGCTGATCGAGGAATAAGTCATTCCCCTGTTCAATCTCCCTCTTCCCCCTTCCTTGACCCTCAGCAGCTGGTGCTCTTCCGCCGACATGTGTCAAGGTAAAATATCAACCACATTCATGTCATGCATATGCTTAGCTCTCTAACTTTCTATTTCGGTGAAAAGTTGCCTAAAATCATGGTTGTGCCGCTTTGTGATGAACAAAGAGACAAattgttgcttttttttttactttgtgATAAACAAAGAGCACATCTTTCCGtgtttcttaagaaataatTCCAATCTGGTAAGCATATTATTCTAGAATTCTCCTTAGCTTTTTCTCTCGTCTTTCCTGTTAAATTCGGTGGAGGATTTCTATATTTCAAGCAAATGCAACCATCGTTGTGGAATGGAATTAGCACACATACATTTTGCCATTTGGTTGTCCTGTTTTTAGAAGTTACACGCTACTTGTAGCCACCAATCATCGATCTAAATTTATCATTATCTTATCTTCTGATCCTTATATATATTTTACTTGCGCGGGTTGATCTGAACAGGTATCGTTGATCTCAGGTACAATTGATAAGATTGTTGTACATTTTTCATAATTTGTTGTACATTTAAATAACTTTATTGTACTCAAatcataaaataaaacaaagtaAGTTACGTGAATGTACAGTAAATCATAAAAAAAGTAAGGTTAATTGTACCTGTCCTGTTTCGATTTTATGTACTATTACTTTTTAAAATTACACTACTGTCTGTCTTTCTGTCATGCTACTAAGATTCCAATATGTTTATATGCTAAGTCTGTCAAGAAAGTGGAATTCTTCATCAAAGTATAGTAACAGAAAAACCTGCCTTTCgtaagaaaattttcctttttccccgaTGCCTTTTGCATGGGGCACCACCATATTGCACCTTTCGCTTTCTGTCAATATGGGAGATTGGAGTCCGCTAAAATTATATGCGCTCACACTTGGCAGCCCCAAACCAAACATAGGATAGGATGTAACAAACTTCAGTTTTCGGTGCCAAGTGCGTGAGTGTACTTTGCTGTGTTCTTTCAGTCGTCTTCCTAGCATCATGGCAACACCTTTACCCCCCCAACTTACAAATTCAACCACAAGCAGCACTACAAGATTAATTAATTTTGTATAAATCAGAATCCAAGAACAGACTGAAAACGATCTGCCCCCTTGTCACATTGTCTCTCCGTCCCCTATTCAGCGTCGGTTCCAAAACAACTTGGGCGAAATAGGGGGTTCTGCCGGGGAGGGGATACTTTGAGATTATTATGCGGTAATCCCTCCGGCAGTAGTAATACTGTAATAGTGCTAGTGCATTGGAATAGAATACATGTCGTAGGTAGCTAGCTAATGTAAAAAGAATCTCTATTCATTAAGAGATTTAGTAAAATCAAATGaatacccccaaaaaaaaaatgatatggACAAACCTAGAAAAAGGAGAAGTACTTCTGTAAATTGTGAGGTAAGGTCCTGGGAAAACGAGATGCTCTACCATATACTAGTATTTTATATTTGGAGATACCCGCGTGAAAATGCCTTTAAATTTTCGGGCGACAGACAATAGTACAAGTAATTACTAACATATACTTGCAGCAAGTTCCTCACACTTGAAAATGAACCCATCTGGCATTTGCTGTTGCCGATGCTCTCTGTGCATAAGATCCCCACCCCACCCCCCCTTGGTAGTCGTGCTAGAGTCTAAAATATTGTAACCGTATttgaaccctttttttttttttttaaattcaagaTTCATACTTGAGCAGAAAGTGATTGATTCCCTTTCAAGAATCTCTTTTTCGCTTCTCAAGTTGGTTTTCTTGCTCACCGACCTTTTTACAGATTTGGGTCACTCCCTTTCGCCGCTTTCGGCAGACAAAAAGGGCCAAGTTGAAAATACTAAACCTGGTAGGGCATTGGTGGGAGAGTGCGAGGAGACAGAGAGACCGGTGAACAGCAGCAGCGGTATCATTAGCAAAGACATGGATGAAGTTGATTTTGATCCAAGCGCATCGCCTCCTTTTAAGATTGCTGACATTCGAGCGGCCATTCCTGAGCATTGCTGGGTAAAGAATCCATGGAGGTCTCTGAGTTATGTTGCTCGAGACCTCCTTGTAGTGGTTGGATTTATAGCACTGGCACTTCACTTTGACAATTGGATGGTTTGGCCAGTTTATTGGGCTGCTCAGGGAACAATGTTTTGGGCAATCTTTGTTCTTGGCCATGATTGGTAACTACTGCAATCTCTTCACCCACCAGTTGATCACcaccatttttccttttcttttctttgttttggtcTGCGATAATTAAATCAAATCTCCAATTTCTTGGAACTGCAGCGGGCATGGGAGTTTTTCCAACAACCCAACGTTAAACGGTTTTGTGGGACACATCCTGCATTCATCTATTCTTGTCCCTTACCATGGATGGTTAGTTCCTCAAAAAAACTCTCTTCTTGGAGCTAGGctccacccaaaaaaaaaaaaaaaaattcaactccACACAATGTGACCTGAATCACTATCTGCAGGAGAATCAGCCACAGAACTCATCATCAAAACCACGGAAATGTTGAAAAAGATGAGTCATGGGTGCCGGTAATTTTCCTAACCTCATATTCTACCTTAAGCCCTCTACGGACATTTTTTCTTCGAATAATATGGGCTTTCAGTTTTATTGTTCCCCCACTCCTTTTCCCGACAACTGGAGGAGACGATTGGGAGCCACGCCTTCTCTACTATAGGAGCAAGCATCGAACCACTCCCGATGGTTTCAGTGACTTGTCCTTCTAATTCCAGTTTTTTAGTTTCCGATTTATGACATGCCATATCCGGAAACGATAGAACTCCATCAGTCTGAACCAGCTGTTGAATTGCTTTCCTTGTTTCAGTTGCCGGAGAAGACGTACAAGAATCTGGATTACTCTACTAAGTTCATGCGTTACAAGATCCCTTTTCCGATGTTTGCATATCCACTATACCTGGTAAGATATACTATTAAGACTTCCCAGTTCAGAAACTTTACTGCTCCTAGATGTGGCATTAACTCGTTGTATTGCAATGGAATTATGTAACAGTGGAGCAGGAGTCCAGGGAAAACGGGTTCTCACTTCGACCCATACAGCGATTTGTTCCAACCCAGTGACAGGAAGTACGTGGTAACATCAACCGTCTGTTGGACTCTGATGCTTGTTTCCCTCTTCTGTCTATCAGCAGTGTTTGGTGTCATGCAAATGCTTAAGATCTATGGCATTCCCTACTTGGTAACTCACATTATTACTTTCTGTTTTGAGATCTCTCCTAATTCATAATAATATGTAATCGCAATTTGAATTACTTTCAGGTATTCGTCATGTGGTTGGACTTTGTTACATACTTGCACCACCATGGCTATGAACAGAAACTTCCCTGGTACCGTGGCCAGGTAATCTAATTCTAAATAAACTGGGACACTTTTTTCTGTTGTCCCTGTCCTTGTTGGGGCCTGCTGTTTACTTTTGTTCCAGAACGGTACTAATCTCACTGAAATTGTACCAGAACGTTGTTATTGATTTCACGGCTCAAAATTAAAATGACATGGACCAGGTTGAGGACTCGAGGGACcatgcattcttttttttttttttgcaactttGTCAGCAAAACTAATTCAAAGCCCACCACCAAGGTTGGCATTCAAATTAATACTACTAATG encodes:
- the LOC113777892 gene encoding omega-3 fatty acid desaturase, endoplasmic reticulum-like; this encodes MCQDLGHSLSPLSADKKGQVENTKPGRALVGECEETERPVNSSSGIISKDMDEVDFDPSASPPFKIADIRAAIPEHCWVKNPWRSLSYVARDLLVVVGFIALALHFDNWMVWPVYWAAQGTMFWAIFVLGHDCGHGSFSNNPTLNGFVGHILHSSILVPYHGWRISHRTHHQNHGNVEKDESWVPLPEKTYKNLDYSTKFMRYKIPFPMFAYPLYLWSRSPGKTGSHFDPYSDLFQPSDRKYVVTSTVCWTLMLVSLFCLSAVFGVMQMLKIYGIPYLVFVMWLDFVTYLHHHGYEQKLPWYRGQEWSYLRGGLTTVDRDYGLFNNIHHDIGTHVIHHLFPQIPHYHLVEATRAAKPVLGKYYREPRKSGPIPLHLIENLVRSISQDHYVSDTGDIVFYQTDPNLNGSHHKSKDQ